In a single window of the Chondrocystis sp. NIES-4102 genome:
- the nrtP gene encoding high-affinity nitrate/nitrite bispecific transporter, with translation MLGEMWQFQGRYKILHITWFAFFLTFVVWFNLPPLATTVQEDMGLTGEQIKTLAICNVALTVPARIIIGMLLDKFGPRLTYSLLLMYAAIPCMMFASAQNFSHLVISRLLMGIVGAGFVIGIRMVAEWFPPKEIGLAEGIYGGWGNFGSAFSAFTLAMFAGWLSFGAPGSALNWRAAIAITGIIAAVYGVFYSMNAKDTPPGKVYRRPKSARGLEVTTKKDFGFLLLMNIPLTGILMVVAWRLMKLKLYGTGVMYVIWLALLGLYLFQAYNCWVVNKDLIAGKKRYPAEDRYNFLQVAILELTYFVNFGSELAVVSMLPAFFENTFDLSKAAAGMIASCYAFMNLAARPGGGLISDKLGSRKLTMTVLTGCMGIGYLLMSMVTNGWFLPAAIILTMACSFFVQAGEGSTFAIVPLIKRRVTGQIAGNVGAYGNVGAVAYLTIFSLLPTWLGGGIDPNPAIEAQANTSFFQVMGVAALIVAGLCFVVLKEPKNSFGNAHHGEEEEEQETANQSVLEPENI, from the coding sequence ATGCTTGGAGAAATGTGGCAATTCCAAGGTAGATATAAAATTCTGCATATAACTTGGTTTGCATTCTTTTTAACGTTTGTAGTTTGGTTTAATTTGCCTCCCTTGGCTACTACAGTGCAAGAGGATATGGGGTTAACAGGGGAACAAATAAAAACCTTAGCAATATGCAACGTTGCCCTAACAGTGCCAGCAAGAATTATTATTGGGATGCTGTTAGATAAATTTGGCCCAAGATTAACCTATTCACTACTATTAATGTATGCAGCAATACCCTGTATGATGTTTGCCTCTGCTCAAAACTTTAGTCATTTAGTAATTTCTCGTTTACTAATGGGTATTGTGGGGGCTGGTTTTGTAATTGGTATTCGCATGGTGGCAGAGTGGTTTCCCCCCAAAGAAATCGGTTTAGCAGAAGGGATATATGGTGGTTGGGGTAACTTTGGTTCTGCTTTTTCCGCCTTTACCTTAGCAATGTTTGCTGGATGGTTATCGTTTGGCGCACCAGGTTCAGCATTAAATTGGCGGGCTGCGATCGCTATAACAGGAATTATTGCTGCCGTTTATGGTGTATTTTATTCTATGAATGCTAAAGATACGCCCCCAGGTAAGGTTTATCGTCGCCCAAAAAGTGCTAGGGGTTTGGAAGTTACCACTAAAAAAGACTTTGGATTTTTGCTACTGATGAATATACCTTTAACAGGTATTTTGATGGTGGTAGCCTGGCGTTTAATGAAGCTTAAGTTATATGGCACAGGGGTAATGTATGTTATTTGGTTAGCCTTACTCGGTTTATATTTATTTCAAGCTTATAACTGCTGGGTGGTTAACAAAGACTTGATAGCAGGGAAAAAACGTTATCCTGCCGAAGATCGCTATAACTTTTTGCAAGTAGCTATTTTAGAACTTACTTACTTTGTTAATTTTGGTTCAGAATTGGCGGTGGTTTCTATGCTTCCTGCCTTTTTTGAAAATACATTTGACTTATCTAAAGCAGCAGCAGGGATGATTGCTTCTTGCTATGCCTTTATGAATTTAGCTGCACGTCCTGGTGGGGGCTTGATTTCTGATAAATTAGGTAGTCGTAAACTAACTATGACTGTCTTAACTGGTTGTATGGGTATTGGTTATCTGCTAATGAGTATGGTAACTAATGGTTGGTTTTTACCTGCTGCAATCATTTTAACAATGGCTTGTTCCTTCTTTGTCCAAGCTGGGGAAGGTTCTACCTTTGCAATTGTACCCTTAATTAAACGTCGAGTTACTGGACAGATTGCAGGTAATGTTGGGGCTTATGGTAACGTTGGGGCTGTGGCTTATCTAACTATCTTCAGTTTATTACCAACATGGCTTGGGGGTGGAATAGATCCAAATCCTGCGATCGAAGCCCAAGCAAATACTTCCTTTTTCCAAGTAATGGGAGTAGCAGCCCTTATAGTTGCAGGTTTATGTTTTGTAGTTTTAAAAGAACCTAAAAACTCCTTTGGCAATGCCCATCACGGAGAGGAAGAGGAAGAACAAGAAACAGCTAATCAATCAGTTTTAGAACCTGAAAATATTTAG
- the narB gene encoding nitrate reductase → MSEAIKTLCPYCGVGCGLEVLPPAQSGKATNRDSQGNLLWQVRGDRSHPSSLGKVCVKGGTITESIDKNRLKYPMMRSALDQEFQRVSWDEALDRIVTRIQEVREIQGSDGICMYGSGQFQTEDYYIAQKLLKGCLGTNNFDANSRLCMSSAVAGYIQSFGSDGPPACYDDLELTDCAFLIGTNTAECHPIVYNRLRMHHKKNRKVKMIVVDPRETKTAKDADLHLAIQPGTDMDLLNGIAHLLLRWGSLDTYFIDECTQGFGKFAQLIQDYPPELVARRCGISVEQLETAARYWAQADRVLSLWSMGVNQSSEGTAKVRTLINLHLMTGNIGKPGAGPFSLTGQPNAMGGREAGGLAHILPGYRVISNPQHRAEVEQAWQLPRGSISPYPGKDAWSMITGLETGEVGLLWVAATNPAVSMPDLERTKKALLRSPLTIVQDAYYPMETATYAHILLPAAQWGEKTGTMTNSERVVTLCQQFRPPVGEARPDWAIFAEVGRRLGFTKEFDFANSAEVYQEFVQLTVGRPCDLSGLTHGRLRQQGPIQWPCPLESPDQLELNETALVCQTDGNTDQIEESKVGFFSNLFRKEQTPVAKRLYTDGVFNTPDGRAKFAAFHSRGLAEPLDPDYPLVLTVGRLYEHWHTMTRTGRIDKIMKKQPQPFIEIHPKDASRLGIEPEMMVEVRSRRGRACFAAKITTAIVPGTVFVPMHWGALWTDNGEANSLTHPQSCPISLQPELKACAVNITPVNSLSSLNTSIPEAQNTNLNYQDERKTVRSF, encoded by the coding sequence GTGAGCGAAGCGATTAAAACCTTGTGTCCCTATTGCGGGGTTGGCTGTGGTTTAGAAGTTCTACCTCCAGCCCAGTCGGGAAAAGCAACCAATCGAGATAGTCAAGGAAATCTTCTCTGGCAAGTGCGGGGCGATCGCTCTCATCCTTCTAGTTTGGGTAAAGTATGTGTCAAAGGTGGTACTATCACAGAATCGATCGATAAAAACCGCCTAAAATATCCGATGATGCGCTCTGCTTTAGATCAAGAGTTTCAACGTGTTAGTTGGGATGAGGCTTTAGATCGGATAGTAACTCGTATTCAAGAAGTTAGAGAAATACAAGGGTCTGATGGCATATGTATGTATGGATCAGGACAGTTTCAGACTGAAGATTATTATATTGCCCAAAAGCTACTCAAAGGTTGTTTAGGGACTAATAATTTTGACGCTAATTCTCGTCTATGTATGTCATCTGCTGTAGCTGGTTATATACAAAGTTTTGGCTCAGATGGCCCCCCTGCTTGTTATGATGATTTGGAATTAACTGATTGTGCTTTTTTAATTGGCACAAACACTGCTGAGTGTCACCCCATTGTTTATAACCGTTTGCGGATGCACCACAAGAAAAACCGCAAAGTAAAAATGATTGTTGTCGATCCTCGGGAAACTAAAACCGCTAAGGATGCAGATTTACACTTAGCTATTCAACCTGGTACAGATATGGATCTGCTCAATGGTATAGCTCATCTATTATTGCGTTGGGGATCTTTAGATACCTACTTTATAGATGAATGTACCCAAGGTTTTGGGAAATTTGCCCAATTAATACAAGATTACCCTCCCGAATTAGTTGCCCGTCGTTGTGGCATCAGCGTCGAACAATTGGAAACTGCAGCCCGCTATTGGGCGCAAGCGGATAGAGTTTTGTCTCTATGGTCGATGGGGGTTAACCAATCTTCCGAAGGGACAGCCAAAGTACGTACTTTGATTAATCTTCACTTAATGACTGGCAATATCGGCAAACCAGGGGCGGGCCCATTTTCCCTCACAGGACAACCCAATGCAATGGGAGGTAGGGAAGCAGGAGGATTAGCCCATATTCTCCCTGGTTATCGAGTGATTAGTAACCCTCAACACCGAGCGGAGGTAGAACAAGCCTGGCAACTGCCAAGGGGTAGTATTAGCCCTTATCCTGGTAAAGATGCTTGGAGTATGATTACTGGTTTGGAAACGGGGGAAGTGGGCTTACTTTGGGTGGCTGCTACCAATCCTGCGGTGAGTATGCCTGATTTAGAAAGAACTAAAAAAGCCTTGTTGCGATCGCCTTTGACGATTGTGCAAGATGCTTATTACCCGATGGAAACCGCCACCTATGCCCACATCCTCTTACCCGCAGCCCAATGGGGAGAAAAAACAGGAACTATGACTAATTCTGAACGGGTGGTTACTCTTTGTCAGCAATTTCGTCCCCCTGTAGGTGAGGCTCGACCTGACTGGGCTATCTTTGCTGAAGTTGGTCGTCGTTTGGGTTTTACTAAAGAGTTTGATTTTGCCAATTCTGCCGAAGTGTATCAGGAATTTGTCCAGTTAACCGTAGGTCGCCCTTGCGATCTTAGTGGTTTAACTCATGGTAGATTACGCCAACAAGGCCCAATTCAATGGCCCTGCCCCTTGGAATCCCCAGACCAGCTAGAATTAAATGAAACAGCTTTAGTTTGTCAAACTGACGGCAATACGGATCAGATAGAGGAATCTAAAGTAGGTTTTTTTTCTAACTTATTTAGGAAGGAGCAAACCCCCGTAGCTAAAAGATTGTATACCGATGGTGTGTTTAATACTCCAGATGGTAGAGCCAAGTTTGCAGCTTTCCATTCTCGCGGATTGGCAGAACCTCTTGATCCAGACTATCCCTTAGTTCTAACTGTTGGTCGTCTCTACGAACATTGGCATACTATGACGCGGACTGGGCGGATTGATAAAATTATGAAAAAACAACCTCAACCATTTATAGAAATTCACCCTAAAGATGCCTCTAGATTAGGGATTGAACCAGAAATGATGGTAGAAGTGCGATCGCGCCGAGGTCGAGCCTGTTTTGCTGCTAAAATCACCACTGCTATTGTCCCTGGAACGGTCTTTGTACCCATGCACTGGGGCGCATTATGGACAGATAACGGTGAAGCAAATTCCCTCACTCATCCTCAATCCTGTCCTATCTCTCTACAACCTGAATTAAAAGCTTGTGCAGTTAATATAACTCCCGTTAACAGCCTTTCTTCTTTGAATACTTCCATACCAGAAGCCCAGAATACTAATTTAAATTATCAAGATGAGCGCAAAACTGTTCGTAGTTTTTAA
- a CDS encoding amidohydrolase, protein MLSEIKNIAQNFAPRLIEIRRHLHAHPELSGEEYQTSAYIAGVLSSYGLSVKEAVGKTGVVGELTGSQSDRRTLAIRTDMDALPIQELISLDFASRNPGVMHACGHDVHSTLGLGTAMVLSQLSQPLPGRVRFLFQPAEEIAQGARWMVKDGAIEEVDAIYGVHVFPSIPARQIGIRYGALTSAADELEIIIEGESGHGARPHQAIDAIWIAAQVITTLQQSISRTQNPLHPIVLSIGKIEGGRAHNVIADRVRMLGTVRSLHPQSHANLPQWIEDIVKGICQTFGAKYKVDYRRGVPSVQNDPKLTQIVEAATREAWGDESVQILPEPSLGAEDFSVYLEKAPGCMFRLGVGYENKNNYPLHHPKFEVDEEAIITGVVTMAYTAYKYWQS, encoded by the coding sequence ATGCTCTCTGAAATAAAAAATATTGCTCAAAATTTTGCTCCACGACTAATTGAAATCCGTCGTCATCTTCATGCTCACCCAGAATTAAGTGGGGAAGAATATCAGACTTCTGCCTATATTGCAGGGGTACTATCTTCCTATGGACTTAGCGTTAAAGAAGCAGTTGGTAAAACAGGTGTAGTTGGAGAATTAACAGGGTCACAGAGCGATCGCCGTACTTTAGCCATTCGTACGGATATGGATGCACTGCCAATTCAAGAATTAATCTCATTAGATTTTGCTTCACGTAATCCTGGGGTGATGCACGCCTGCGGTCATGATGTCCATTCTACCCTTGGTTTGGGGACAGCAATGGTTTTATCTCAGTTATCCCAACCTTTGCCTGGTAGGGTAAGGTTTTTATTCCAACCAGCCGAAGAAATAGCCCAAGGTGCTAGATGGATGGTTAAAGATGGAGCAATTGAAGAAGTGGATGCGATTTATGGTGTTCATGTATTTCCTTCTATTCCTGCTCGTCAGATTGGTATTCGCTATGGGGCGTTGACTTCTGCTGCTGATGAATTAGAAATTATTATTGAGGGAGAATCAGGACATGGCGCACGTCCTCATCAGGCGATCGATGCTATATGGATTGCTGCGCAAGTAATTACAACCCTCCAGCAGTCAATTAGTCGCACTCAAAATCCTCTACATCCCATTGTCTTATCCATTGGCAAAATCGAAGGTGGTAGGGCGCATAACGTTATTGCAGATCGTGTACGGATGTTGGGCACAGTGCGATCGCTTCATCCCCAAAGCCATGCTAATTTACCACAATGGATTGAGGATATTGTTAAAGGTATTTGTCAAACCTTTGGAGCAAAATATAAAGTAGACTATCGTCGCGGTGTTCCTTCAGTACAGAATGATCCTAAGTTAACCCAAATAGTGGAAGCAGCAACTCGTGAGGCTTGGGGTGATGAAAGTGTGCAAATCTTACCTGAGCCTTCTTTGGGGGCTGAAGATTTTTCAGTATATTTAGAAAAAGCTCCTGGTTGTATGTTTCGCTTGGGAGTGGGATATGAGAATAAAAATAATTATCCTCTACACCATCCAAAGTTTGAAGTGGATGAGGAAGCTATCATTACAGGGGTGGTTACTATGGCTTACACTGCTTATAAATATTGGCAAAGTTAA
- a CDS encoding protein-serine/threonine phosphatase has translation MKRHFIGLTDTGVVRTANQDSYYVDNDNGRYFIVADGMGGHAGGQEASRIATEVIQAYLNQHWDSPMPSQLLLEEAIKAANIGIVKDQQVHPERRDMGTTVVVLIFREEQPWCAHVGDSRLYRFRSSTLEQITDDHTWVGMALKKGEIAVEQAKIHPWRHVLSQCLGREDLQQIDIQELEMKSGDRILICSDGLTEEVSDTEIESALANYQSCQTTAEELIKAAKAAGGSDNITVVIVDQE, from the coding sequence ATGAAGCGTCACTTTATAGGTCTTACGGATACAGGGGTTGTAAGAACAGCCAACCAAGATAGTTATTATGTTGATAACGATAATGGTCGTTACTTCATAGTAGCTGATGGTATGGGAGGACACGCTGGTGGACAGGAGGCTAGTAGGATAGCAACAGAAGTAATTCAAGCTTATCTAAACCAACATTGGGATTCCCCCATGCCCTCACAATTACTCTTAGAAGAGGCAATAAAAGCTGCAAACATAGGTATTGTAAAAGACCAACAAGTTCATCCCGAAAGAAGGGATATGGGGACAACTGTAGTAGTTTTAATATTTCGAGAAGAACAACCTTGGTGCGCTCATGTCGGGGATTCTCGTTTATATCGTTTCCGTAGCTCAACATTAGAGCAGATTACTGATGATCATACCTGGGTGGGAATGGCTCTTAAAAAGGGTGAAATTGCTGTAGAACAAGCGAAGATACATCCTTGGAGACACGTATTATCTCAGTGTTTGGGTAGGGAAGATTTGCAGCAGATCGACATTCAAGAATTGGAGATGAAGTCTGGGGATCGTATATTGATTTGTAGTGATGGTTTAACAGAAGAAGTTTCTGATACTGAGATCGAATCTGCTTTAGCTAATTACCAGTCTTGTCAGACCACTGCTGAAGAATTAATTAAAGCTGCCAAAGCTGCTGGTGGATCTGATAACATTACTGTAGTTATAGTAGACCAAGAATAA
- a CDS encoding ABC-1 domain-containing protein yields the protein MTSPGKETRPMLSAKSYRWNRPKYSVNRRRLDIWVFVLSFLFKIWRNNRKWTYLNGFTESKLAARRKAQAIWIRESFLELGPTFIKVGQLFSTRADLFPAEYVEELTKLQDRVPAFAYELVEEIIAEDLGKPIDKLFASFDPTPLAAASLGQVHKAKLHSGEEVVVKVQRPGLKQLFTVDLAILRQIARYFQNHPKWGENRDWLGIYDECCRILWEETEYINEGRNADTFRRNFRGEDWVCVPRVYWKYASPRVLTLEYLPGIKISHYEAIEAAGLDRKVLARLGAKAYLQQILNGGFFHADPHPGNLAVNSDGALIFYDFGMMGQIESNIREGLMDTLMGIAQKNSDAVVNSLINLGALVPTGDMASVRRSIQFMLDNFMDKPFEEQSVDAISEDLYEIAYGQPFRFPATFTFVMRAFSTLEGVGKGLDPEFNFMEVAQPYAMKLMTSNNGSNRSTIFDEIGRQAAQVGSTALGLPRRIDDTIDKLERGDLRVRVRSIESERVMRRLSAIQLGTNYTVLLSALLICATMLLVGGYEILAGVAATVSLLPGWALLRLLNRLDRIDRMY from the coding sequence ATGACTTCCCCTGGGAAAGAAACTAGACCAATGTTATCTGCCAAATCTTACCGTTGGAATCGCCCTAAATACTCTGTTAATCGTCGTCGATTGGATATTTGGGTATTTGTCTTAAGTTTCCTATTTAAAATTTGGCGCAATAATCGTAAGTGGACTTATCTTAACGGTTTTACAGAAAGCAAATTAGCAGCTAGACGTAAAGCACAAGCTATTTGGATTCGCGAAAGCTTTTTAGAATTAGGGCCAACTTTTATTAAAGTCGGTCAATTATTTTCTACCCGCGCTGATCTTTTTCCTGCTGAGTATGTCGAAGAACTCACTAAATTACAAGATAGAGTGCCTGCTTTTGCTTATGAGCTTGTAGAAGAGATTATAGCCGAAGACTTAGGTAAACCAATTGACAAATTATTTGCCAGTTTTGATCCTACCCCTCTAGCTGCTGCCAGTTTAGGACAGGTACATAAAGCTAAACTACATAGTGGTGAAGAGGTAGTGGTAAAAGTCCAAAGACCAGGCTTAAAACAGTTATTTACCGTAGATTTAGCTATTTTACGTCAGATTGCTCGCTATTTTCAAAATCATCCCAAGTGGGGCGAAAACCGCGACTGGTTAGGAATTTATGACGAGTGTTGTCGCATTTTGTGGGAAGAAACGGAGTATATCAACGAAGGGCGTAATGCAGATACTTTTCGCCGTAACTTTCGGGGAGAAGACTGGGTTTGTGTTCCCCGTGTATACTGGAAATATGCCTCTCCTAGAGTTTTAACTTTAGAATATCTACCTGGAATCAAAATTAGTCACTATGAAGCAATAGAAGCTGCTGGGTTGGATCGCAAAGTGTTAGCAAGATTAGGGGCAAAAGCTTATCTTCAGCAAATTCTTAATGGTGGTTTTTTCCATGCAGATCCTCATCCAGGTAATTTGGCAGTAAATTCCGATGGAGCTTTAATTTTTTATGATTTTGGGATGATGGGGCAGATCGAAAGTAATATTCGTGAAGGCTTAATGGATACATTGATGGGGATAGCCCAAAAAAATTCGGATGCCGTAGTAAACTCATTAATCAACCTGGGTGCATTAGTTCCAACAGGTGATATGGCTTCAGTGCGTCGTTCAATTCAGTTTATGCTGGATAATTTTATGGACAAGCCCTTTGAAGAGCAATCAGTAGACGCTATTAGCGAAGATTTATATGAAATTGCCTATGGTCAACCCTTTCGCTTCCCTGCTACCTTTACTTTTGTGATGCGCGCTTTTTCTACTTTAGAGGGTGTGGGTAAGGGTTTAGATCCCGAATTTAATTTTATGGAAGTTGCTCAACCTTATGCAATGAAACTTATGACTAGTAATAATGGTTCAAACCGTAGTACTATTTTTGATGAAATAGGTAGACAAGCAGCCCAGGTAGGGTCAACTGCCTTGGGTTTACCTAGACGAATCGACGATACTATAGATAAATTGGAAAGGGGCGATTTACGTGTACGTGTTCGTTCAATAGAATCGGAACGGGTGATGCGTCGCTTAAGTGCCATTCAACTCGGTACAAACTATACTGTACTGTTAAGCGCATTGTTAATTTGTGCAACTATGCTGTTGGTTGGAGGATATGAGATTTTGGCTGGTGTAGCTGCTACTGTGTCTTTATTACCTGGTTGGGCATTATTGCGATTATTAAATCGTCTTGATCGTATTGACCGTATGTATTAA
- a CDS encoding Ras family small GTPase, with the protein MPVITKKICLLGDFNVGKTSLIRRFVEDKFSDQYLSTVGVKVSRKLVDLPNNQDIDQVNLLVWDLEGQTKFKSITPSYLKGASGSIIVADLTRSNTLNNLNQHIELFLKINPQAIIKIALNKADLIPTEKLTKLLEIYGCCNYQQVIKTYQTSAKTGDGVADLFQELAMSISNIA; encoded by the coding sequence ATGCCTGTAATTACCAAAAAAATTTGTTTACTAGGTGATTTTAATGTTGGAAAAACTAGCTTAATCAGACGTTTTGTAGAAGATAAATTTAGTGACCAATATTTATCAACCGTAGGAGTTAAAGTATCTCGCAAATTGGTAGATTTACCCAACAATCAAGATATCGATCAAGTTAATCTTTTAGTTTGGGATTTAGAAGGTCAAACAAAATTTAAATCTATTACACCTAGTTATCTTAAGGGTGCTAGTGGTTCAATTATTGTTGCCGATCTAACTCGTTCTAATACTTTAAATAATTTGAATCAGCATATTGAATTATTTTTGAAAATTAACCCCCAGGCTATTATTAAAATTGCCTTGAATAAAGCAGATTTAATACCCACAGAAAAATTAACTAAGCTATTAGAAATTTATGGTTGTTGTAACTATCAACAAGTTATTAAAACCTATCAAACCTCTGCTAAAACAGGAGATGGAGTTGCTGATTTGTTTCAAGAGTTGGCTATGAGTATATCAAATATAGCTTAA
- a CDS encoding amidohydrolase — protein sequence MVFTITEAQSVDLTKIRLQIRNLQSNLVEWRRQLHQKPELGFQEQITAEFIKQKLQQWQIPHQVEIAQTGIVATINSNYPGKVLAIRADMDALPIQEANEVSYRSVHEGKMHACGHDGHVAIALGTAYYLSQHKDNWQGTVKIIFQPAEEGPGGAKPMIEAGVLENPDVDAIIGLHLWNNLPVGTVGVRSGALMAAVECFRCEILGKGGHGAMPDQTVDSIVVASQIVNALQTIVSRNVNPLDAAVVTVGEFQAGTALNVIADSAKLSGTIRYFNPQLQTLIAQRLKSIIAGVCQMYGADYRLEHWQLYPPTINDPAIARLVSSIAQEVVETPLGVVPECQTMGGEDMSFFLEQVPGCYFFLGSANPSKGLAYPHHHPRFDFDETVLGMGVEIFVRFVEQFLRDNSRDMV from the coding sequence ATGGTCTTTACAATTACAGAAGCTCAATCAGTTGATCTAACTAAAATCCGTTTACAAATACGTAATCTACAATCTAATTTAGTAGAATGGCGACGTCAGCTTCATCAAAAACCAGAACTAGGTTTCCAAGAACAAATAACCGCCGAATTTATCAAGCAAAAACTGCAACAATGGCAGATTCCCCATCAAGTAGAGATTGCTCAAACAGGAATTGTCGCCACCATCAATAGTAATTATCCAGGTAAAGTTTTAGCCATTCGGGCAGATATGGATGCTTTACCAATTCAGGAAGCTAACGAAGTATCCTATCGCTCTGTGCATGAAGGAAAAATGCACGCCTGCGGACATGATGGTCATGTAGCGATCGCTTTAGGCACAGCATATTATTTATCCCAGCATAAAGATAATTGGCAAGGTACGGTAAAAATTATCTTCCAACCAGCAGAAGAAGGCCCTGGGGGGGCAAAACCGATGATTGAAGCTGGGGTATTGGAAAATCCTGATGTTGATGCCATCATTGGGTTACATCTTTGGAATAATCTACCTGTAGGTACAGTAGGGGTGCGTAGTGGCGCATTAATGGCAGCAGTTGAATGTTTTCGCTGTGAGATTTTAGGTAAAGGGGGTCATGGTGCAATGCCTGATCAAACCGTAGATTCTATCGTAGTTGCCAGTCAAATAGTCAATGCTTTGCAAACTATTGTTTCGCGTAATGTTAATCCTTTAGATGCTGCGGTGGTTACTGTGGGTGAATTTCAAGCAGGTACGGCTCTAAATGTCATCGCTGATAGTGCCAAATTAAGTGGTACAATTCGCTATTTTAATCCTCAACTGCAAACCTTAATTGCCCAAAGATTAAAATCAATTATTGCAGGTGTTTGTCAAATGTATGGTGCAGACTATCGACTTGAACATTGGCAATTATATCCTCCGACAATTAATGACCCTGCGATCGCTCGTTTGGTAAGTTCTATTGCACAGGAGGTGGTAGAAACTCCATTAGGTGTTGTGCCAGAATGTCAAACTATGGGAGGAGAGGATATGTCTTTCTTTCTAGAGCAAGTTCCAGGTTGCTATTTTTTCTTGGGTTCAGCAAATCCTAGTAAAGGTCTAGCATATCCTCATCATCATCCTCGCTTTGATTTTGATGAAACTGTTTTGGGTATGGGAGTAGAAATATTTGTTCGTTTTGTTGAACAGTTTTTACGAGATAACTCACGGGACATGGTTTAG
- a CDS encoding restriction modification system DNA specificity subunit produces MLLSLKQHKRIVAKIEALQTRRNLVKEQLQPIKLLLDQFRQSVLAPAFRGDLTKDWCEQNTNVEPASKLITSNYKASNKLPISWCEALVKDVVENLKY; encoded by the coding sequence TTGCTACTATCTCTCAAACAACACAAACGCATCGTAGCCAAAATAGAAGCCCTACAAACAAGAAGAAACCTAGTAAAAGAACAACTACAACCAATTAAACTTCTACTAGATCAATTCCGTCAATCTGTTTTAGCTCCTGCTTTTCGTGGTGATTTAACTAAAGACTGGTGCGAACAAAACACAAATGTTGAACCTGCTTCAAAATTAATTACATCTAATTATAAAGCCTCAAATAAATTACCTATCAGTTGGTGTGAAGCTTTAGTAAAAGATGTGGTTGAAAATTTGAAATATTGA
- a CDS encoding SCP-like extracellular: MLVKNKTKQFFLGLIAVTPTIIIVNWLFPVKSALANCQVSSTAKEVIDLTNKIRTEHGLNRLKTNCKLSQAAQAHTLDMISMGEISHTGSDGSSLATRAEKAEYSYLNLGENVAQGQTSPTEVLNSWINSDGHRENILNPSFTEIGVGYEDNYWTQVFGRPR, from the coding sequence ATGCTTGTTAAAAATAAGACTAAACAATTTTTCTTAGGTTTAATAGCGGTTACACCTACTATAATTATTGTCAATTGGTTGTTTCCAGTCAAATCAGCTTTAGCTAATTGTCAAGTTTCATCAACAGCAAAAGAAGTTATTGATCTAACTAATAAAATACGGACAGAACATGGCTTAAATCGTCTCAAGACTAATTGCAAATTATCTCAAGCTGCTCAAGCCCACACCCTTGATATGATTTCTATGGGAGAAATAAGCCATACTGGCTCTGATGGCTCTAGTTTAGCTACTCGCGCTGAAAAAGCGGAATATTCCTATTTAAATTTAGGCGAAAATGTCGCTCAAGGTCAAACAAGTCCCACCGAAGTCTTAAACTCCTGGATTAATAGTGATGGACATCGCGAAAATATACTTAATCCTAGTTTTACAGAGATTGGAGTCGGGTATGAAGATAATTATTGGACTCAAGTATTCGGTAGACCTAGATAG